In Strongyloides ratti genome assembly S_ratti_ED321, scaffold srae_chrx_scaffold0000002, a single window of DNA contains:
- a CDS encoding GDNF/GAS1 domain-containing protein produces the protein MSFNWYIFIPLIIFISSIYGINENGLPIHSEECITANNNCENNTECIHRLAVLQSACTTNTCQPQCRLAALNLYQNNLGRLLLRTDASCLPGKDELEKCGFLPNLEEKHCSLQKLVCETDMRCNAKWELFVSECESESTTGNCSPKCQQLLNGTLTTKTGSGFSLCTCTDKEDQLCEHLRDNVIGKCISMSAGSIHHYKPDITIPSTNLPTSTILTTMKVNSDIKLQKTTPKFKIYNRPASSNVVCTSIITFFLIMIANLFI, from the exons atGTCATTTAAttggtatatttttataccattaattatttttatctcaTCAATTTATGgtataaatgaaaatggtTTACCAATTCATTCAGAAGAATGTATCACAGctaataataattgtgaAAATAATACTGAATGTATTCATAGATTAGCAGTCCTTCAATCAGCAtg tacAACAAATACCTGTCAACCACAATGCCGTTTAGCAGCTTTAAatctttatcaaaataatttaggTAGATTACTTCTTCGTACTGATGCATCATGTCTTCCCGGTAAAGATGAATTAGAAAAATGTGGTTTCTTACCAAATTTAGAAGAAAAACATTGTTCATTACAAAAATTAGTTTGTGAAACAGATATGAGATGTAATGCTAAATGGGAATTATTTGTTTCTGAGTGTGAATCAGAATCAACGACAGGAAATTGTTCACCTAAATGTCAACAACTTCTTAATGGAACATTAACTACAAAAACTGGTAGTGGTTTTTCTTTATGTACCTGTACAGATAAAGAAGATCAACTTTGTGAACACCTTCGTGATAATGTTATAGGTAAATGTATATCAATGTCTGCTGGAAGCATACATCATTACAAACCAGATATAACAATTCCTTCAACAAATCTTCCTACATCAACAATATTAACTACAATGAAAGTTAATAGTGatattaaattacaaaaaacaacaccaaaatttaaaatttataatagaCCTGCAAGTAGTAATGTTGTTTGTACCTctattataacttttttccTTATTATGATAgctaatttatttatttaa